The following proteins come from a genomic window of Anopheles ziemanni chromosome 3, idAnoZiCoDA_A2_x.2, whole genome shotgun sequence:
- the LOC131284176 gene encoding fibrinogen-like protein 1, whose product MRHLQLLLFGTVLFVLAMVAFGEPIHSHHHNHHLLHHKKKHNHHHHHHKGVYGFGDPFASNGRWLPEEDATCNCGLLMQKIKRLREKVMVVLNKFDKLLKVQVDLRQIKNLLKNIDLSLTTLGGFLASSESQMEVLGEQTWLISVAFSRAKAGVVQLITKENLVDFLGTVKSSTESPVLEELEEITYPSCQDHRIVKTGVYKISVNVTKSMYVLCSLDFGNNAWTVIQNRYDGTENFFRPWNHYKQGFGYYGYGEYWLGLENIHSMMAGREHELLILLEDFDGKFAYAKYKYFRVDAEKDGYKLSKLHHYVGTAGNSLQDSEGMMFTTYDRDNDKAAENCAEKNHGAWWYKACGDTNLNGAYRKEYSHDQSGLFWKEFRGVNYSLKRTRIMIRSRKDHHHHHHHRQQGWDPHKGYHRLEGEYDTADESVEDELIDDDDDFVPTSFEKAQ is encoded by the exons ATGAGGCACCTGCAGCTGCTCCTCTTTGGCACGGTGCTGTTCGTGCTAGCGATGGTGGCTTTTGGTGAGCCGATCCATAGCCACCACCATAACCATCATTTGCTCCATCACAAAAAGAAGcacaaccatcatcatcatcaccacaagGGAGTGTACGGGTTTGGTGATCCGTTTGCGTCGAATGGTCGTTGGCTACCGGAGGAGGATGCGACGTGCAATTGTGGCTTACttatgcagaagatcaagcgACTGCGCGAGAAGGTGATGGTGGTACTGAACAAGTTCGATAAACTGCTGAAGGTGCAGGTTGATCTGCGGCAGATCAAAAATCTGCTAAAGAACATCGATCTCTCGCTGACGACGCTGGGAGGCTTTTTGGCCAGCAGCGAAAGCCAGATGGAGGTACTCGGCGAGCAGACGTGGCTAATTTCGGTGGCATTCAG TCGCGCCAAGGCCGGCGTAGTGCAGCTTATAACGAAAGAGAACCTGGTAGACTTTCTTGGCACGGTAAAGTCCTCGACCGAGAGCCCGGTGCTGGAGGAGCTGGAAGAGATCACCTACCCGTCGTGTCAGGATCATCGGATCGTGAAGACGGGCGTATACAAGATCTCCGTCAACGTGACCAAGAGCATGTACGTGCTGTGCAGTTTGGACTTTGGCAACAACGCGTGGACGGTGATCCAGAACCGCTACGACGGAACGGAGAATTTCTTCCGGCCGTGGAACCACTACAAGCAAGGGTTCGGTTATTACGGCTATGGTGAGTACTGGTTGGGACTGGAGAACATCCACTCGATGATGGCGGGCCGTGAGCACGAGCTGTTGATCCTGCTGGAAGACTTTGATGGCAAGTTCGCATACGCCAAGTACAAGTACTTCCGCGTCGACGCGGAGAAGGACGGCTACAAGCTGTCCAAGCTGCACCATTACGTCGGTACGGCGGGTAACTCGCTGCAGGACTCGGAGGGCATGATGTTTACCACGTACGACAGGGACAACGACAAGGCGGCCGAGAACTGTGCCGAGAAAAACCACGGTGCCTGGTGGTACAAGGCGTGCGGTGATAC TAACCTCAATGGAGCGTACCGGAAGGAATACTCGCACGATCAGTCCGGTCTCTTCTGGAAGGAGTTCCGCGGGGTTAACTACAGCCTGAAGCGGACCCGCATTATGATCCGAAGCAGAAAggaccatcaccaccatcatcatcatcgccagcaGGGTTGGGATCCTCACAAGGGCTATCACAGGCTGGAGGGGGAGTACGACACAGCCGATGAATCCGTGGAAGATGAGCTgatcgatgacgatgatgacttCGTTCCGACCTCTTTCGAGAAAGCTCAGTAG